From a region of the Synechococcus sp. PCC 7502 genome:
- a CDS encoding GAF domain-containing protein, translated as MLNRSNALTFAQRQTAIIRDPLVVSPHTLAIEAIAQMSGVLISYAEASKEFIDFPLENLHESISRAKSSCIIVVEHKRLVGILTERDVVRLIGQQQDLRVPISNLMSHPVISLQESKFTDLLSAVSLFQQHQIRHLPMLDDDDHLAGLLTQESLRQTSHPIDLLRLRLVNEVMTTEVIYSKDDVSILAIAALMTEQEVSCIVLIKERESLKIPVGIVTERDIVQFQALSLDWVNCPVQSVMSTPVFAISPQESLWAVHQIMQDKRIRRLAVTGSQGELLGIVTESNLLQALNPLELYKLAEVLEQKLIRLEVEKIELLEKRTLELEQEIERRTNTLKVKLERDQLLAKIAAEIRSSLSLQSILDTTVEQVRQVLGCDRTNIFRCEANGEMLIVAESTNSEISLIGERIQDSCFQQDWSEIYRQGHIRVVPDIYAIEMTDCHRELLIRLHTRAKMIVPLLCGDQLWGLLNATESEFARNWQPEEIELLELLSFQLAIALQQATTYEQLQQELIERQQTEEWLRHSKQQYASLVAASPVGIFRTDVSGLCIYANQRWCEIAGIPLEAILGDQLQQALHPDDRERVALERQKAVAENRPFKLEYRYLSPEGAVVWVYGQIVAEVDSNGKINGFLGTITDISDRKASEQALQIQRDFNRLIAEIIGRFVDVSPNDLNAEIQHTLDLIGEVTQVDTCYIFAYDEISRTTSMTNEWVKAGYPAQIGVAQNIPSWILFPWSSPLIMARETVYIHDVNDLPPAAAIDQANWQQLNLRSILMVPLVRKSVVTGAIGFATFGEVNTWGQESIRLLGVMGQTIADAQERAYDQQQLELLSDRLQEAQRIARIGNWEQNFSNGNLYWSDEVYRIFEITPNTKSTEGGLTELTLQVFQNAVHPEDREAVAQAFNNSVRNRTPYMIRHRILLANGQVKYVQEQAETIYAEDGSPILTRGTVQDITDLIHYELQLQELNTELEKRVAQRTAQLFERENQLNDFFDNANDLIQSVFLPDGRFEYVNQAWRETLGYSKAEVVKLTIFDVLHSHSQMPYREILRQMQAGILTKVDWVELVFLTKTQQEVIAEGSINCRMKDGVPVATRAIFRDVTDRRQAEQIIHQQANREKLLREVTQRIRKSLNLQTIFDTACLEIRHVLGANRVGVFKFYPESGFDDGEFVAESVVDGFPSVLAERVHDHTFGENYASLYAKGRYYVAEDIYENGQRECHVDILAKFQVRSNLVVPLLSADQLWGLLCIHQCASTRKWQQPEIDFTQQLANQLAIAIQQADLFQQVQQQLTERQLAEQQLTERNQQLAASNDELARATRLKDEFLANMSHELRTPLNAILGMTEGLQEQIFGNVSDRQIKALQTIERSASHLLELINDILDVAKIESGQIELDCTPTAIAPLCNSSLVFIKQQAQKKGIQVEMIVPPNLPDLVIDERRIRQVLINLLNNAVKFTPKGGRITLKASCKKLIIKPSQSPLQGITKVRVYKTLAEQELGIPPQEGSVEVRDSLRIAVSDTGIGIASENISKLFQPFVQIDSALNRQYAGTGLGLSLVKRIVEMHGGKVGLTSELGVGSCFTIDLPYPAPIVRVPIVTDEANYELDQVSDQFELPHGQSPLNNQQNIPENNQPIKQPLILLAEDNEANISTFTSYLKAKGYRITVAKNGEEAISLVQAETPDLILMDIQMPVMDGLEAIKHIREDLKLVDIHIIALTALTMPGDRERCLEAGANDYLAKPVKLKELTQMIQTLLTH; from the coding sequence ATGCTTAATCGTTCCAATGCTCTTACTTTCGCCCAACGGCAGACGGCGATTATTCGTGATCCCTTGGTTGTGTCACCGCATACTTTGGCAATTGAGGCGATCGCCCAGATGAGTGGAGTGTTAATTAGTTATGCAGAAGCTTCAAAAGAATTTATTGATTTTCCTCTAGAGAATTTACATGAGAGTATAAGCAGAGCTAAATCTAGTTGCATTATCGTTGTCGAGCATAAGCGTTTAGTTGGTATTCTGACGGAACGAGATGTAGTAAGGCTAATTGGGCAGCAGCAGGATTTACGGGTACCGATTTCCAATCTGATGTCTCATCCTGTAATTAGTTTACAGGAGTCTAAATTCACAGATTTATTATCAGCCGTAAGTTTATTTCAACAGCATCAAATTCGCCATTTACCTATGCTTGACGATGATGATCATTTGGCTGGTTTATTAACCCAAGAAAGCTTACGCCAAACCTCCCATCCCATTGACCTTTTGCGGTTGCGCCTGGTGAATGAAGTTATGACCACGGAGGTAATTTATAGCAAAGATGATGTTTCAATTTTAGCGATCGCCGCTTTAATGACAGAGCAGGAAGTCAGTTGCATTGTTTTGATTAAGGAAAGAGAATCTCTAAAAATTCCCGTGGGCATCGTTACCGAGCGAGATATTGTGCAGTTTCAGGCACTGAGCTTAGATTGGGTAAATTGTCCTGTGCAATCGGTCATGAGTACGCCAGTATTTGCGATATCGCCCCAGGAGTCTTTGTGGGCTGTGCATCAAATCATGCAGGATAAGCGCATCCGCCGTTTGGCAGTGACTGGAAGCCAAGGTGAATTATTGGGAATTGTAACTGAGAGCAATCTACTACAGGCACTTAACCCCTTGGAGCTATATAAATTAGCTGAAGTCCTAGAGCAGAAATTAATACGATTGGAAGTTGAAAAAATTGAGCTTTTAGAAAAGCGCACACTTGAGCTAGAGCAGGAGATAGAGAGGCGCACAAATACACTAAAGGTAAAGTTAGAACGGGATCAATTACTGGCAAAAATTGCCGCAGAAATTCGCTCATCCTTAAGCCTTCAATCAATTTTGGATACGACCGTAGAACAAGTCCGCCAAGTTTTAGGTTGCGATCGCACTAATATTTTTCGGTGTGAAGCTAATGGCGAGATGTTAATTGTGGCTGAATCTACGAACTCGGAAATATCTCTAATCGGTGAACGTATTCAAGATAGTTGTTTTCAGCAAGATTGGTCAGAAATTTATCGCCAAGGGCATATTCGAGTTGTCCCCGATATTTATGCGATTGAAATGACAGATTGTCATCGGGAATTATTAATCCGCCTCCATACCCGTGCCAAGATGATAGTTCCGCTTTTGTGTGGTGATCAACTGTGGGGATTACTCAATGCCACGGAAAGTGAATTTGCTCGAAACTGGCAACCTGAAGAAATAGAGTTATTAGAATTATTATCATTTCAATTAGCGATCGCCCTGCAACAAGCCACTACCTACGAACAATTACAGCAGGAATTAATTGAACGCCAACAAACGGAAGAGTGGTTACGTCACAGTAAACAGCAGTATGCCTCTTTAGTCGCGGCATCGCCAGTGGGAATTTTCCGAACGGATGTCTCTGGACTATGTATTTATGCCAATCAACGTTGGTGCGAAATTGCCGGAATTCCTTTAGAAGCAATCTTAGGAGATCAATTACAACAGGCATTACACCCTGATGATCGGGAGCGAGTTGCCCTAGAACGTCAAAAAGCTGTAGCGGAAAATCGTCCTTTTAAGTTGGAGTATCGTTATCTAAGTCCAGAGGGGGCAGTGGTTTGGGTCTATGGACAGATCGTTGCTGAAGTGGATAGTAATGGGAAAATTAATGGGTTTTTAGGCACAATTACTGATATTAGCGATCGCAAAGCTTCAGAACAGGCTCTCCAAATTCAACGAGATTTTAACCGCTTAATTGCCGAAATTATTGGTCGATTTGTGGATGTCAGCCCTAATGACCTCAATGCCGAAATTCAACATACCCTCGATCTCATTGGTGAAGTTACCCAAGTTGATACCTGCTACATTTTTGCCTATGACGAGATCAGCCGTACCACAAGCATGACCAATGAATGGGTTAAAGCTGGGTACCCCGCCCAAATTGGTGTCGCCCAAAATATTCCCAGTTGGATATTATTCCCGTGGAGTAGTCCTTTGATTATGGCAAGGGAGACTGTATATATCCATGATGTCAATGATTTACCTCCAGCAGCAGCGATCGATCAAGCTAATTGGCAACAGTTAAACCTCAGATCAATTTTGATGGTGCCGTTAGTACGAAAATCAGTTGTGACTGGGGCGATCGGATTTGCCACCTTTGGTGAGGTGAATACTTGGGGTCAAGAAAGTATTAGATTACTGGGCGTGATGGGGCAAACCATTGCTGATGCCCAAGAGCGAGCTTACGATCAACAACAACTTGAACTGCTGTCCGATCGCCTGCAAGAGGCACAGAGGATTGCCCGTATCGGCAACTGGGAGCAGAATTTTAGTAATGGGAATCTGTATTGGTCAGATGAAGTTTATCGGATATTTGAGATCACCCCAAACACCAAGAGTACCGAGGGGGGACTAACTGAACTTACCCTTCAGGTATTCCAAAATGCTGTGCATCCAGAGGATCGTGAGGCAGTTGCTCAAGCATTTAATAACTCCGTTCGCAATCGCACTCCATACATGATTAGGCACCGTATCCTATTGGCAAATGGACAGGTTAAGTATGTCCAAGAACAGGCAGAAACTATTTATGCTGAAGATGGCAGCCCAATTTTGACAAGGGGTACTGTCCAAGATATTACTGATCTTATCCACTATGAACTACAGCTACAAGAACTAAATACCGAGTTAGAAAAACGGGTGGCACAGCGCACAGCCCAACTATTTGAGCGAGAAAATCAGTTAAATGATTTCTTTGATAATGCCAATGATTTAATTCAGAGTGTTTTTCTGCCCGATGGTAGGTTTGAATACGTTAACCAAGCTTGGCGGGAAACCCTAGGTTACTCAAAAGCAGAAGTGGTTAAACTTACAATTTTTGATGTGCTACATTCCCACTCTCAGATGCCATATCGGGAAATTTTGAGACAAATGCAAGCGGGTATCCTCACCAAAGTTGATTGGGTCGAGTTGGTATTTTTAACCAAAACTCAGCAGGAAGTAATTGCTGAAGGTAGTATTAACTGTCGGATGAAGGATGGGGTACCTGTGGCAACCCGTGCTATTTTTCGAGATGTTACCGATCGCAGGCAAGCCGAGCAGATTATTCATCAACAGGCAAACCGTGAAAAACTCCTACGGGAAGTGACCCAACGCATTCGCAAATCCCTCAATCTACAGACGATTTTTGATACTGCTTGTTTAGAAATTCGCCATGTTTTGGGGGCAAATCGAGTGGGAGTCTTTAAGTTTTACCCTGAATCTGGTTTTGATGATGGTGAATTTGTGGCGGAATCAGTTGTAGATGGCTTTCCCTCCGTTCTTGCCGAGCGAGTTCATGATCACACCTTTGGTGAAAATTATGCTTCTCTCTATGCAAAAGGCAGATATTATGTCGCTGAGGATATCTACGAAAATGGGCAAAGAGAATGCCATGTCGATATTTTAGCAAAGTTTCAGGTGCGTTCTAATCTGGTAGTTCCCTTACTTTCTGCGGATCAACTGTGGGGTTTATTGTGCATTCATCAATGTGCATCCACACGCAAATGGCAGCAGCCTGAAATTGATTTTACCCAGCAGCTTGCGAACCAGTTAGCGATCGCCATTCAGCAAGCCGATTTATTCCAACAGGTACAACAACAACTCACGGAACGACAACTAGCAGAACAACAACTCACCGAGCGCAACCAACAATTAGCAGCTTCCAATGATGAGCTCGCCCGTGCCACCCGACTGAAGGATGAATTTCTCGCCAATATGAGTCACGAACTGCGAACTCCGCTTAATGCGATTTTGGGGATGACTGAAGGACTGCAAGAACAAATTTTTGGGAATGTGAGCGATCGCCAAATTAAGGCTCTGCAAACCATTGAACGTAGTGCTTCCCATTTACTAGAGCTAATTAACGATATCCTTGATGTTGCCAAAATTGAATCGGGACAAATTGAACTCGACTGCACCCCCACAGCGATCGCTCCTCTGTGTAATTCCAGTTTGGTATTTATCAAACAACAGGCACAAAAAAAAGGCATTCAAGTGGAAATGATCGTGCCACCCAATCTACCTGATTTAGTTATAGATGAACGGCGTATCCGTCAGGTGTTAATTAATTTACTTAATAACGCTGTGAAGTTTACCCCTAAAGGTGGACGTATTACCCTTAAAGCCAGTTGTAAAAAACTGATCATTAAACCTAGCCAGTCACCCTTACAAGGGATTACAAAAGTTAGAGTATATAAAACCTTAGCCGAGCAGGAATTAGGAATTCCCCCCCAAGAGGGAAGTGTGGAAGTGCGGGATTCTCTTCGCATTGCTGTGAGCGATACAGGCATTGGCATTGCCTCCGAAAATATTAGTAAACTATTTCAGCCTTTTGTACAAATTGATAGTGCGCTCAATCGTCAGTACGCAGGTACAGGATTAGGACTTTCGCTCGTCAAACGCATTGTGGAAATGCACGGTGGCAAAGTTGGTCTTACCAGTGAGTTGGGGGTAGGCAGTTGTTTCACCATCGATCTTCCCTATCCAGCACCAATAGTTCGAGTGCCAATAGTTACGGATGAAGCGAATTATGAACTGGATCAAGTTTCTGATCAATTTGAACTACCTCACGGGCAAAGTCCGTTAAATAATCAACAAAATATTCCAGAAAATAATCAGCCCATCAAACAACCCCTAATCCTATTAGCAGAAGATAACGAGGCAAATATCAGTACCTTTACCAGTTATCTCAAGGCGAAGGGTTATCGCATTACTGTGGCAAAAAATGGCGAAGAAGCGATCTCTCTGGTTCAAGCCGAAACCCCCGATCTAATTTTGATGGATATTCAAATGCCAGTTATGGATGGACTAGAAGCAATTAAGCACATTCGTGAAGACCTTAAATTAGTAGATATACATATCATTGCCTTAACAGCCCTAACAATGCCCGGCGATCGGGAAAGATGCTTAGAAGCAGGAGCAAATGACTATCTTGCCAAGCCTGTCAAACTAAAAGAACTAACTCAGATGATTCAAACTCTGTTAACCCATTAG
- the lepA gene encoding translation elongation factor 4, which translates to MTDVPVSRIRNFSIIAHIDHGKSTLADRLLQATGTVKSREMKEQFLDNMDLERERGITIKLQAARMDYTAQDGLAYVLNLIDTPGHVDFSYEVSRSLAACEGALLVVDASQGVEAQTLANVYLALENNLEIIPVLNKIDLPSAEPERIATEIEELIGLDCSEAVRASAKAGIGVPEILEEIVKKVPAPKDTVDQPLRSLIFDSYYDAYRGVVVYFRVMDGTVNRGDRVRFMASGQEYVIDELGVLAPNQIQVESLHAGEVGYLAAAIKSVEHARVGDTITSGLNPAPEALPGYIEAKPMVFCGMFPTDADQFEDLREALEKLKLNDAALNYEPESSSAMGFGFRCGFLGLLHMEIVQERLEREYNLDLIVTAPSVIYRVTKIKGEVVLIDNPSELPNPQERTKIEEPYVRLDIMTPQHYIGTLMELCETRRGNYIDMKYITKDRATLTYEVPLAEIVTDFFDQMKSRTKGYASMEYEVIGYRENDLVKVDILVNEEPVDALACIAHREKAYHLGKNLVSKLKELIPRHQFQIPVQAAIGTKILARENIPAMRKNVLSKCYGGDVSRKKKLLEKQKEGKKRMKSIGVVDVPQEAFMAILQLNGD; encoded by the coding sequence ATGACTGACGTTCCCGTATCTCGAATTCGTAACTTTTCGATCATTGCCCACATCGATCATGGGAAATCTACCCTTGCCGATCGCTTATTGCAAGCTACAGGTACCGTAAAGTCACGGGAGATGAAAGAACAATTTCTGGACAACATGGACTTAGAAAGGGAACGGGGAATTACGATTAAACTCCAAGCGGCACGGATGGATTACACAGCCCAAGATGGCTTAGCTTACGTTTTGAATTTAATTGATACTCCGGGGCATGTGGATTTTTCTTACGAGGTATCTCGAAGTTTGGCTGCCTGTGAAGGGGCTTTACTGGTAGTGGATGCTTCCCAGGGCGTAGAGGCTCAGACATTAGCGAATGTTTATTTGGCTTTAGAGAATAATCTGGAAATTATTCCCGTATTAAATAAAATTGATCTCCCTAGTGCTGAACCAGAACGCATTGCTACGGAAATCGAAGAATTAATTGGCTTAGATTGTTCCGAAGCGGTTAGAGCTTCTGCTAAAGCGGGAATTGGCGTTCCTGAAATTTTAGAGGAAATTGTTAAAAAAGTACCCGCCCCCAAAGATACCGTTGATCAACCTTTGCGATCGCTAATTTTTGATAGTTATTATGATGCTTACCGCGGCGTTGTTGTCTATTTTCGGGTCATGGATGGCACAGTTAACAGGGGCGATCGAGTGCGCTTCATGGCATCAGGGCAAGAATATGTAATTGATGAACTGGGAGTCTTGGCACCAAATCAAATTCAAGTGGAATCACTCCATGCGGGAGAAGTAGGATATTTAGCCGCCGCCATTAAATCCGTAGAACATGCCAGAGTTGGCGATACTATTACCTCTGGACTAAATCCTGCGCCAGAAGCATTACCGGGCTACATTGAAGCAAAGCCTATGGTATTTTGCGGTATGTTCCCCACCGATGCCGATCAGTTTGAAGACCTTAGGGAAGCATTGGAAAAACTCAAACTTAATGATGCCGCCTTAAATTATGAACCAGAAAGCTCCAGTGCAATGGGATTCGGCTTCCGTTGTGGCTTTTTGGGATTACTGCACATGGAAATTGTCCAAGAGCGACTGGAGCGAGAATATAATCTGGATTTAATTGTGACCGCTCCTTCAGTGATCTATCGGGTGACAAAAATTAAGGGTGAAGTGGTGTTAATTGATAATCCCAGCGAACTGCCTAACCCTCAGGAACGGACAAAAATTGAAGAACCATACGTCCGACTGGATATTATGACTCCCCAACACTATATCGGTACGCTGATGGAGCTATGTGAAACCCGACGAGGTAATTATATCGACATGAAATATATCACCAAAGATCGAGCTACCTTGACCTACGAAGTTCCTTTGGCAGAAATTGTGACTGACTTTTTTGATCAAATGAAGTCCCGCACTAAAGGCTATGCCAGTATGGAATACGAGGTGATTGGCTATCGGGAGAATGATCTAGTCAAAGTCGATATTCTAGTGAATGAAGAACCCGTCGATGCCCTTGCCTGTATTGCTCACCGTGAAAAGGCTTATCATTTAGGTAAAAATTTAGTTTCTAAGCTCAAGGAATTAATTCCCCGTCACCAGTTCCAAATTCCTGTCCAAGCAGCGATCGGCACAAAAATCCTTGCCCGTGAGAATATTCCTGCGATGCGAAAAAATGTGTTAAGTAAGTGTTACGGCGGTGATGTATCTCGAAAGAAAAAACTCTTAGAGAAACAAAAGGAAGGAAAGAAACGGATGAAATCAATTGGGGTTGTGGATGTTCCCCAAGAGGCGTTCATGGCGATTTTGCAATTAAATGGCGATTAG
- the hpnI gene encoding bacteriohopanetetrol glucosamine biosynthesis glycosyltransferase HpnI has translation MDFLGLIFCLPATVYACYGIYAAIAFFKNPYGKYALIQKLDYLPPITILKPVCGLDPEIYLNFASFCTQNYPKYQLIFAVSDPNDPVIAVVKQIIHDFPSVDFPHLDIELVQNDRLIGTNYKISNLANALPMAKYETLVLADSDVRVDPEYLQTLVQPLADPRVGAVTCLYRPIMNGWVATLEAVGISTDYLSSVLVANQLEGIKFALGTTIAIKKTVLAEIGGFEAIAAYLADDYQIGYLTSQLGYKVVLSHYIIDHFISTNNFPELLDRQLRWAYCTKVSRPWGYLGLFFTQGIATSLIFLLISGGSGWGWVGLAIAWISRMILAWVVAVWGLKDRTASKFLWLVPIRDLLSFGIWLYSWFSNSMNWRGRRLKLSDSGKLVLNDDLND, from the coding sequence ATGGACTTTTTAGGCTTGATTTTTTGCTTACCCGCCACGGTTTATGCCTGTTATGGTATCTACGCAGCGATCGCTTTTTTTAAAAATCCTTACGGTAAATACGCTCTTATTCAAAAATTGGATTATCTGCCCCCAATTACAATTTTGAAACCAGTATGTGGGTTAGACCCTGAAATTTACCTGAATTTTGCCTCATTTTGCACCCAAAATTATCCTAAGTATCAACTCATCTTTGCCGTCAGTGACCCTAATGATCCAGTTATTGCCGTAGTTAAGCAGATTATCCATGACTTTCCTTCCGTTGATTTTCCTCACCTTGATATTGAATTGGTTCAAAACGATCGCCTGATTGGGACAAATTATAAAATTAGCAATCTGGCAAATGCTCTACCTATGGCAAAGTATGAAACTTTAGTATTAGCAGATAGTGATGTTAGGGTTGATCCAGAATATCTGCAAACCTTAGTCCAACCTTTAGCTGATCCTAGGGTAGGGGCTGTAACTTGCTTATACCGCCCAATTATGAATGGATGGGTGGCAACCCTTGAGGCAGTAGGAATTTCCACAGATTATCTATCTAGCGTTTTGGTTGCGAATCAATTGGAAGGAATTAAGTTTGCCCTAGGTACAACTATTGCCATCAAGAAAACTGTTCTAGCGGAAATTGGCGGTTTTGAGGCGATTGCGGCTTATTTAGCAGATGACTATCAAATTGGTTATCTAACATCGCAATTGGGCTACAAAGTTGTTTTGTCTCATTACATTATCGATCACTTCATCTCAACCAATAATTTTCCCGAATTGCTAGATCGGCAACTGCGCTGGGCATACTGCACTAAGGTATCTCGTCCTTGGGGCTATTTAGGCTTGTTTTTTACCCAAGGTATTGCCACTAGTCTAATATTTTTATTGATCTCCGGCGGTTCTGGGTGGGGGTGGGTAGGACTAGCGATCGCTTGGATAAGTCGGATGATTTTAGCTTGGGTAGTGGCAGTATGGGGACTCAAAGATCGAACCGCATCAAAATTTCTGTGGTTGGTGCCTATTCGGGATTTACTCAGCTTTGGGATATGGTTGTATAGCTGGTTTAGTAATAGCATGAACTGGCGGGGACGCAGATTAAAGCTATCGGATTCAGGCAAACTGGTTCTAAATGATGATCTAAATGATTAA